From the Lathyrus oleraceus cultivar Zhongwan6 chromosome 3, CAAS_Psat_ZW6_1.0, whole genome shotgun sequence genome, the window CTAACCCATATAGCCCGTGGGTAACTCGCTATGCCAACATCgctataaattttaaaaattatattaatatttatattatCTTACTCTAAAATAACACATTGATTTTTCTCACTTCCCTATATTTTATCTCGATTTTATTCAATCTTTCTCTTTTAAATCTTATACATTAATATAATCAACATTCTTTCTTTGTATTCTATTAGTTTCTCTTATGTTAAATATTTGAGTATCATTTTATACAATTTAGACATGTGTTGTATTTAAAaacatattattttattttataaaagATAATATAGTACTTAAAAgtatattatatttaaaataatatgatttttaatttcatttataataaatattatggaattttttatttaaaaaaattcgTTTAGGATCGGGTAGTCTAAAGCCCATCTAGAGCTGAACTTGGGTAGTAATTTTCAAGTCCATATTATAATAAGTTTTTTTATTCCAATCCTAAAAAGACCGAGGCCCGTTAGGACCGATCCGTTTAGTATCGGATAACCCGTTTTAATAATTTTACTTCCTAGTTTTAGGTTATTAGCTCTTGAGATTTTGACTTGATCCCCTCATTTTGTACCTATTTTCCTTTTACAAGGACTATAATTTcatattttctttaaaaaaaatctcGATCTTTgcataaaacaaaaaaaatggagATACAAAATTTAAAATTAGTTTTATAAAAGAATTTGATTTAAACTTAAATAAAGATTCTCaatatattttaattttgattAGTTAAATCATCAAAGTTTTCATGTATATTTTTCTATTAACTTCTATTTCTACCTTTATCCCTTTTTTATTCTCTACTAAGATCTTATCCTTAGGATGcattttcataaataaaaaattaaaataatcaTGTACTACTTTACACGGTCATAATAACTAGTGATTTATAtattttattctcttttttatACGAGGTAGACCTTTCTTTCGAGTTGGACAATAGATTTTTGTTTATGTCAATCATAAACCGTGTCCCAAATTTAAAAGTCTATTTTGTAGATGAGTTCAAAACCAAGTTGCTAATAGGGCACCAAGTTTCTTTAGCAAAACTAGAAAATATTGATGTAGAAAATAGAAACATCTAAATTCTAAAGAATAGGGACATTCAAGGATTATTACTTGTTCTTCTATCTCTAATATTCTGTTTACATAGGGAGTTGTGTATTTTTTCTCCACGAAGTTCACATACagactttattttatttttttgtataAAATTACAAAGactttttaatatatatatatatatatatatatatatatatatatatatatatatatatatatatatatatatatatataaaaattgTTAACACATTGAAAATATTTAAgttttattataatatttttaaatttatatttatGAACTATTCAAATATATTAATAATACAACAACAACTAATCCCTATATCATTAAATAAAATGaattatatattataatattCTATACCTTTCTAtcattattataaataataataaaaaatttagatttattaaataaataatatatcgAATCATTATTATATAATAGATACACCAATTATTTATTAAATCTAAATTTTTGTTATTGATTATATCAGTGGGTATATCAGGAATTAtgtttttatttaaattattaatttaaaaaaaaaattattagtTTCTCCGACAGTTTTTTTAGATTTTTCTGTttcattaaaaattaaattatttttaaaatctaaaaattaatacaaaataaataaataaagtcgtctatcaaagaaagaaaaaaaagtgtATTTATCAAAGTTATTATATGATTGTTTCAATCAAATGATCACTCCACGGTCTCGATCACACTTGTAGTCATCGTTTGCATCATTAGGATAATCGTGGGGTTAATCTTTATTTTGATATAATGATATTTTATTACATAATCATTAAATATTCACTAACATGTGTCATTTTCTTTGTTTCCATTTATATAAAAATATCAAGAATAATCTGGGTGGCGGCAGGTAATGAATGAAGAAAAAGACTATATTAAATTGTTCTAAGTCgtctttaatttattttttatcttTATATTTTAAATGTTTGAATGGAAATTATTAATTCATTACATTCCGAAGAGCAACCAACGTCATCTTGCATGCATTTTATACCAAAAAATCAACATGCAATTGCTACAAATCAAGTACCTTTCAGTAAATTTTGGATATTTTAACCATACAATTTCTAAACGGGAAATATTGAATTTTTCCTGTAAACTCATCAATTATCTCATATATTTAATAACTGACGGTTCTTCTCAAATAGTTTTCATCAATTAGTAAAAACAATTAAATAGTTTTTTATTAAAATTgtaaataataattaaaaaaatggTCTTGGCTATCTACATGTGAAATTAGTCAAAAACACGACTCAAGTTCGAGTGGGTGATAAATTAAACGAATCAAGAcaagtctctctctctctctctctctcatacacacacacgcacacaaACGCACGCATGTGCGCGtacgcacacgcacacacacacacatgagagagagagagatgtaACTAACTTTCTGTATTGAAAATAGTCACACTTCAGAATCTTATCTAACTGAATGTTAATTCAGTTTATATACAAGTTTCAAATCTAAGATGAAATTCAAATTCAATCTAAACTCAAATGGCACTTAAATGAAATGCAACTAACTACTTGAATTTGAACgtcatcccttaattcatattcaagactAAAAATCAACAACACCAATTACGTCCCTTAAATTGATGAAGTGTTCAGTTTTGATTGACTTGATCATCACATATGCAAGTTATTTCTGAATGCTACAGTGAACAACTCCAAGCACTCCACTCTGAAATTGATTTCTCAGAAAGTGAAACTTTGTGTAAATATGATTGCTTCTTCCATGCAGCATTGGATTCTTGGCAATACTTATAGCTtatttgttgtcaatcatcaaTTTCACAGACTTGCTTACCTTGATCTTCAAATCCTACAACAAGTTCAGAATCCAAACAACTTGACAAGCTGATAGTGTCCCTGCAATGTACTCAGCTTCACATGTTGACAATGCAACTATTGGTTGCTTCTTAGAGCACCAAGAGATGAGACCTCCCTGATACTTGAAGAAATATCCAAAAGTACTTCTTCTATCAACTctatctccacaccaatcagagtATGAATAACATATAATATCTAAATTATATTTAGCAccagaagggaacaaaactccaCACCTCAAAGTCCCCTTAATATACCTCAGTGTCCCGACAACAACTTGGTAATGTGACAAATTTGGTTTCTTCATAAACCTACTCATCATTCCAACTGCATAGCAAATGTCAGGTATGGAATTACACAGACATCTCAATGAACCCACAAATTGTTTAAAAGTTGTAGCATCTAAATCATCACCCTTAACATCATAATCCAACTTGTGATTTGTTTCAGCGGGTGTGATTGCAGACTTCCAATTTATTAGCTTAAATCTTTttagaagctcaagttcatacttcagaTGATGTAAAATTATACCCTTATCAGAGTATAAAATCTTCATCCCTAGAAAATATACAATATTTTCTAGATTAGTCATCTTAAACTcattcatcaacaccttcttgaacttagctatctcatctgaacaactccttgttagcaatatgtcatcaacatagagacacaccagaatcatattGCTATTAGATGCATCCTAAACATAAACATCATACTTCATCTCACATTTTCTGAATCcttgaagcttgaaaaatgaatcaatttttaGATTTCAggctctaggagcttgtttcagtccatacaagatttatgcaacttgtacaccatcccttcctgattctttttcaaaaATATAGGAGATTATGATACATAAACCTCCTCTTGTAAAAGaccattcagaaatgcagatttcacatctaaatgcatcagaggccaatttCTATTAGCAACTATAGCAACCACAaatctgattgtttcatgtctagctacagaagcaaacacttcaaagtaatctaaTCCAGATTTCTATAGAAATCCTCTAgctactaaccttgctttgtgtttgccAATTGATCCTTCTGGCTTTAGTTTTAGCTTGTAAACCCATCTCACACGGATGactttcttgttctttggaagctcagtcaactcttaagtcttgtttctttctatagcctcaaATTCTTATTTCATGGCCTTCAGCTGCACTTTCTTCTTGAGAGCTTCTTCAGTACTAACTGGTTCGGAGTCTACCAACATGGAACATTGAATGACTTGCCCTTCAGAGTCTATCTCATTATCTTGCAACATGTCAAACAATGAAAATCTTCTTGGTATTTATTTGATTCTTTATGGCCTCTGAACTGGTTCAGAATCTTTTTCAGACACTAGAACAATATCAGATGTTGGACTACCTTTAGAGGTTAGACCACCTTCAGAGGCATGATCACCTTCAAAGTTATGATTACCACCAGAGTCTGGATCATCATCAAAATCTGGATCAGAAATCAGATTCACCTTTAGAGTCAGACTCGCCTTCAGACTCTACTTCAAcatcagagtcaccttcagaTACTAACTCATCTTCAGAGCCATAATCTCCTTCAGATGCATATTCTCATTTAGAATCTgaaatatcttcagaagttaactcagGTGTTAACACTACACTAGAGTTGGATTGATACTTGTTCCAATCTCATTCTTTTGTTTCCTTTACAATGACATCTCTATTAAATTCAAACTTGTTAGTGGCTGGACAATAGAGCTTATAAGCACATGTATGGTGGTACCCAATCAACAACATTACTTTACTTCTGTCATCCAACTTTCTTCTCTTAGCATCTGGGACATGTTTAtaacaaacagaaccaaacaccttcaaatggctcacactttgcttatctccaaTCCATTATCACAAGGAACAATTTCCTTCATATTTTTAGTTGGACACTTATTAAGAACATTTATTGTAGTGGaaacaacttctccccat encodes:
- the LOC127131223 gene encoding secreted RxLR effector protein 161-like; the encoded protein is MTNLENIVYFLGMKILYSDKGIILHHLKYELELLKRFKLINWKSAITPAETNHKLDYDVKGDDLDATTFKQFVGSLRCLCNSIPDICYAVGMMSRFMKKPNLSHYQVVVGTLRYIKGTLRCGVLFPSGAKYNLDIICYSYSDWCGDRVDRRSTFGYFFKYQGGLISWCSKKQPIVALSTCEAEYIAGTLSACQVVWILNLL